In one window of Skermanella rosea DNA:
- a CDS encoding AzlD family protein produces the protein MPAEALDGYQGVATIALMGLATYATRAGGFWLIRRLRPSRFLEAWLAQIPGAVFAALCAPLVLNSGPAGWGAALLTLVLARATGNFLVAMAAGVAGVAVLRLI, from the coding sequence ATGCCCGCTGAAGCTTTGGACGGCTATCAGGGGGTCGCCACCATCGCCCTGATGGGGCTGGCCACCTACGCGACGCGGGCGGGCGGCTTCTGGCTGATCCGGCGGCTGCGGCCGTCGCGCTTCCTGGAAGCCTGGCTGGCCCAGATCCCCGGGGCCGTCTTCGCCGCCCTGTGCGCCCCGCTGGTGCTCAATTCCGGACCGGCGGGGTGGGGGGCGGCCCTGCTGACGCTCGTCCTGGCCCGCGCCACCGGCAATTTCCTGGTCGCCATGGCGGCCGGCGTTGCCGGCGTCGCCGTCCTGCGCCTCATATAG
- a CDS encoding alpha/beta fold hydrolase: protein MELTVDGHRVFAATGGRDLDRASPLVVLIHGAGMDHSVWSLQARYLAHHGRSVLAVDLPGHGRSGGTALGGIEELADWTARLIEAAGFEQAALAGHSMGGLAALETANRHPGRVRALALLGVAERMPVHPDLLAAAAAEDDRVYDGAIAMVIGWGFGTLRGGSAAPGLWQVGTGIQLMRRAPRGALATDLAACDAWRGAPDVRCPTTLILGAADRMTPAKSGKALAARIAGSNTVVLAGSGHMMMVEEPDAVTDALRASL from the coding sequence ATGGAACTGACAGTCGACGGACACAGGGTCTTCGCCGCGACCGGCGGCCGGGACCTGGACCGGGCTTCCCCTCTGGTGGTGCTCATCCATGGCGCGGGCATGGACCATTCCGTCTGGAGCCTCCAGGCGCGCTATCTCGCCCACCATGGCCGCTCGGTGCTGGCGGTCGACCTGCCGGGCCATGGGCGTTCCGGCGGGACGGCGCTAGGCGGCATAGAGGAACTGGCGGACTGGACGGCGCGGCTGATCGAGGCGGCGGGATTCGAGCAGGCGGCGCTGGCCGGCCACTCCATGGGCGGGCTGGCCGCGCTGGAGACGGCGAACCGCCATCCCGGGCGGGTACGCGCGCTGGCCTTGCTCGGCGTGGCGGAGCGCATGCCGGTCCATCCCGACCTGCTGGCCGCCGCCGCGGCGGAGGACGACCGGGTTTACGACGGGGCGATCGCGATGGTGATCGGCTGGGGCTTCGGCACCCTGCGCGGCGGATCGGCGGCCCCGGGATTGTGGCAGGTCGGGACCGGCATCCAACTGATGCGGCGGGCGCCGCGCGGCGCGCTGGCCACCGACCTCGCGGCCTGCGACGCATGGCGCGGCGCACCCGACGTGCGCTGCCCGACGACGCTGATCCTGGGCGCCGCCGACCGCATGACCCCGGCCAAGTCGGGCAAGGCGCTGGCCGCGAGGATCGCGGGATCGAACACCGTGGTGCTCGCGGGTTCCGGCCACATGATGATGGTCGAGGAACCCGATGCGGTGACCGATGCGCTCCGCGCGTCCCTGTGA
- a CDS encoding AzlC family ABC transporter permease, translating into MPENIQPLPGGPPIAFSRAGLAAGALRTLPIATGGLAFGVFYGFLAGQNGLTLLETSLMSALVFAGASQFLSVELWGDPLPVGALVATVLVVNARHLLMGATLAPWLKHVRPSRAYGSLYFLTDESWGLSVADMRNGGRDAAFLLGSGLTIFLFWNTGTLAGRVFGGMLPDLDRYGIDYLGTAFFVALLAGFWRGRGDLLPWLVAAAVALAMERTIPGTWYILGGALAGSLVGALRHAR; encoded by the coding sequence ATGCCCGAAAACATCCAGCCGCTTCCCGGCGGACCTCCCATCGCCTTTTCCCGCGCCGGACTGGCAGCCGGCGCCCTGCGAACCCTCCCGATCGCGACGGGCGGGTTGGCGTTCGGCGTGTTCTACGGCTTCCTGGCCGGCCAGAACGGCCTGACCCTGCTGGAAACCTCGCTGATGAGCGCCCTGGTCTTCGCCGGCGCCTCGCAGTTCCTGTCGGTGGAACTGTGGGGCGACCCGCTGCCGGTCGGCGCCCTGGTGGCGACCGTGCTGGTGGTCAATGCCCGCCACCTGCTGATGGGCGCCACCCTCGCGCCCTGGCTCAAGCATGTCCGGCCGTCGCGGGCCTATGGCAGCCTGTATTTCCTGACCGACGAGTCCTGGGGGCTCAGCGTCGCCGACATGCGGAACGGCGGCCGGGACGCCGCCTTCCTGCTGGGCAGCGGCCTGACCATCTTCCTGTTCTGGAACACCGGGACCCTCGCCGGCCGGGTGTTCGGCGGGATGCTGCCCGATCTCGACCGCTACGGCATCGACTATCTGGGCACGGCCTTCTTCGTGGCCCTGCTGGCCGGCTTCTGGCGCGGGCGCGGCGACCTGCTGCCCTGGCTGGTCGCCGCCGCGGTCGCCCTGGCGATGGAGCGTACGATCCCCGGCACCTGGTACATCCTGGGCGGTGCCCTGGCCGGCAGCCTCGTGGGGGCGCTGCGCCATGCCCGCTGA
- a CDS encoding LysR substrate-binding domain-containing protein, with protein MPSRHGPSPPTLDIDLLRAFLTVAETGSFTRTGEILGRTQSAVSVQIKRLEDQIGARLCDRSGRQVVPTEAGERLLTYARRILAINDEAVGRLVAPPIGGTVRLGTAEEFATHYLSDILGEFARCFPTVTPEITVDASAVLQSGVEAGLFDLVLVKHVPDESPGRTVWQEPLHWVARADWKDAADGLVPLAVSPAPCLYRRFMLSALGQVGRSWEIRCTSAAVSALQAAVLAGLGVTALARSTILPGMRVLTPDEGFPALPDSTIALVTRSGAPTPAADRLARFILDRMAIPHMAGIRAHKRQ; from the coding sequence ATGCCGTCCCGTCATGGTCCCTCGCCGCCGACCCTCGACATCGATCTTCTCCGGGCATTCCTGACCGTCGCCGAAACCGGCAGCTTCACGCGCACCGGCGAGATCCTGGGTCGGACCCAGTCCGCCGTCAGCGTCCAGATCAAGCGGCTGGAGGACCAGATCGGCGCCCGGCTGTGCGACCGCAGCGGCCGGCAGGTCGTACCGACCGAGGCCGGCGAGCGCCTGCTGACCTATGCCCGGCGCATCCTGGCGATCAACGACGAGGCGGTCGGCCGGCTGGTCGCCCCGCCGATCGGCGGCACCGTCCGGCTGGGCACGGCGGAGGAGTTCGCCACCCACTACCTGTCCGACATCCTGGGCGAGTTCGCCCGCTGCTTTCCCACCGTCACCCCCGAGATCACCGTGGATGCCTCCGCCGTGCTCCAATCCGGCGTGGAGGCCGGGCTGTTCGATCTCGTCCTGGTCAAGCACGTTCCCGACGAGAGCCCCGGCCGCACGGTCTGGCAGGAGCCGCTGCACTGGGTGGCGCGGGCCGACTGGAAGGACGCGGCGGACGGGCTGGTCCCGTTGGCGGTGTCACCGGCGCCCTGCCTCTACCGGAGATTCATGCTGTCGGCCCTGGGGCAGGTCGGCCGCTCGTGGGAGATCCGCTGTACCAGCGCCGCGGTCTCGGCCCTGCAGGCCGCCGTCCTGGCCGGTCTGGGGGTCACGGCCCTGGCGCGGAGCACCATCCTGCCCGGCATGCGGGTCCTGACCCCGGACGAGGGCTTTCCGGCCCTGCCCGACAGCACCATAGCCCTGGTGACCCGGTCCGGAGCCCCGACGCCCGCGGCGGACCGGCTGGCCCGCTTCATCCTGGACCGCATGGCGATACCGCACATGGCAGGCATACGGGCGCATAAACGACAATAA